One window of Chryseobacterium indologenes genomic DNA carries:
- a CDS encoding ROK family protein: MQNIVGIDIGGSHITLAQVDPEKREIISSTYVREHVDAFENKEVIFSAWVSAIHKAAHDLVKEDLLIGIAMPGPFDYENGISLMQQGKFIDIYQVNIKEELAKRLSVSQAQIHFVNDAAAFMEGEVFGGCAQGFNKIFGVTLGTGLGTTFFNGEFATDEDLWDSPFKNSISEDYLATRWFVNRYKELTGEEISGTKELLDKPAEIQTQIFDEYADSFSEFIVKYVDHYKPEVLVIGGNIAKAYPYFEQRFIQNLTKNNINLQVKISAIFEDAAILGAASYALKKLI, from the coding sequence ATGCAGAATATAGTAGGAATAGATATCGGAGGATCGCATATCACGCTGGCTCAGGTAGACCCGGAAAAACGTGAAATCATTTCATCCACTTATGTAAGAGAACACGTAGATGCTTTTGAAAACAAAGAAGTTATTTTCTCCGCATGGGTTTCGGCCATTCATAAAGCGGCCCATGATCTGGTAAAAGAAGATCTTTTAATTGGGATTGCAATGCCGGGGCCTTTCGATTATGAAAATGGAATATCACTGATGCAGCAGGGGAAATTCATCGATATCTATCAGGTAAATATCAAAGAAGAGCTGGCCAAAAGATTGTCTGTTTCTCAGGCACAGATTCATTTTGTAAATGATGCGGCAGCTTTCATGGAAGGTGAGGTATTCGGAGGATGTGCTCAGGGATTCAATAAAATTTTTGGTGTGACACTCGGTACAGGATTGGGAACAACCTTCTTCAATGGAGAATTTGCTACCGATGAAGACTTATGGGATTCTCCTTTTAAAAACTCTATCAGTGAAGATTATCTGGCAACACGATGGTTCGTGAATCGTTATAAAGAACTCACCGGAGAAGAAATTTCAGGGACTAAAGAATTGTTGGATAAACCAGCGGAAATACAAACCCAAATATTTGATGAATATGCAGATTCTTTCTCTGAATTTATTGTGAAATATGTAGACCATTACAAACCGGAAGTTTTAGTTATAGGAGGTAATATTGCCAAAGCTTATCCTTATTTTGAACAAAGATTTATTCAGAATTTAACAAAGAATAATATTAACTTGCAGGTTAAAATTTCTGCCATATTTGAAGATGCAGCCATTCTTGGAGCGGCCAGCTATGCATTAAAAAAGCTTATATAA